In a single window of the Prionailurus viverrinus isolate Anna chromosome D3, UM_Priviv_1.0, whole genome shotgun sequence genome:
- the SPPL3 gene encoding signal peptide peptidase-like 3, which produces MAEQTYSWAYSLVDSSQVSTFLISILLIVYGSFRSLNMDFENQDKEKDNSSSTGSFNGNSTNNSIQTIDSTQALFLPIGASVSLLVMFFFFDSVQVVFTICTAVLATIAFAFLLLPMCQYLTRPCSPQNKISFGCCGRFTAAELLSFSLSVMLVLIWVLTGHWLLMDALAMGLCVAMIAFVRLPSLKVSCLLLSGLLIYDVFWVFFSAYIFNSNVMVKVATQPADNPLDVLSRKLHLGPNVGRDVPRLSLPGKLVFPSSTGSHFSMLGIGDIVMPGLLLCFVLRYDNYKKQASGDSCGASGPANISGRMQKVSYFHCTLIGYFVGLLTATVASRIHRAAQPALLYLVPFTLLPLLTMAYLKGDLRRMWSEPFHSKSSSSRFLEV; this is translated from the exons GTCCCTTAATATGGACTTTGAAAATCAAGATAAGGAGAAAGACAATAGCAGTTCTACTGGGTCTTTCAATGGCAACAGCACCAATAATA GTATCCAAACTATTGACTCTACCCAGGCCCTATTCCTTCCAATTGGAGCATCTGTCTCTCTCCTAGTAATGTTCTTCTTCTTTGACTCAGTTCAAGTAGTTTTTACAATATGTACAGCAG ttcttGCCACAATAGCTTttgctttcctccttctcccGATGTGCCAGTATTTAACAAGACCCTGTTCACCTCAGAACAA GATTTCCTTTGGTTGCTGTGGGCGTTTTACTGCTGCTGAATTACtgtcattctctctgtctgtcatgCTCGTCCTTATCTGGGTTCTCACTGGCCATTGGCTTCTCATGGATG ccctggccatGGGTCTCTGTGTCGCCATGATCGCCTTTGTCCGCCTGCCCAGCCTCAAGGTCTCCTGCCTGCTTCTCTCAGGGCTTCTAATCTATGATGTCTTTTGG GTGTTTTTCTCCGCCTACATCTTCAATAGCAATGTCATGGTGAAGGTGGCCACACAACCGGCTGACAATCCCCTTGACGTTCTATCCCGGAAGCTCCACCTGGGGCCCAACGTTGGGCGTGATGTTCCTCGCCTGTCTCTGCCTGGAAAACTGGTCTTTCCCAG CTCCACCGGCAGTCACTTCTCTATGTTGGGCATCGGGGACATCGTGATGCCTGGACTCCTGTTGTGCTTTGTCCTTCGTTACGACAACTACAAAAAACAAGCCAGCGGTGACTCCTGCGGTGCCTCTGGACCCGCCAATATCTCTGGACGCATGCAGAAGGTCTCCTACTTTCACTGCACCCTCATTGGATACTTTGTAG GTCTGCTCACCGCTACTGTGGCATCTCGCATTCACCGAGCAGCCCAGCCTGCCCTTCTCTATTTGGTGCCATTTACCTTATTGCCACTCCTCACGATGGCCTATTTAAAG GGTGACCTTCGGCGGATGTGGTCTGAGCCATTCCACTCCAAGTCCAGCAGCTCCCGATTCCTGGAAGTATGA